Proteins co-encoded in one Acidobacteriota bacterium genomic window:
- a CDS encoding YbaY family lipoprotein yields MLRRLGTIGAVSLLVLTLTAFGQAPLTVTGTATYRERMALPSGAVFEATLEDVSRADASAQAIGTTRVENPGNPPFHFSIAYEPEKIITSHTYAVRARITENGRLLFTSTQRYQVLTQGHGSEISMMLLQQVSSTSAHAAQTAAPGDEPLRETYWKLIELNGKPVATADRQQEAHLVFRTEDKRVSGSGGCNRLMGGYTVEGNTMHFSGVASTMMACLHGMDTEQAFVVALNRVKTWKIAGKHLEMYGKRGRTLAKFEATALK; encoded by the coding sequence ATGTTGAGAAGACTTGGAACAATCGGCGCCGTTTCCCTGCTGGTCCTCACGCTGACGGCATTCGGCCAGGCTCCGTTGACGGTTACGGGTACCGCAACCTATCGCGAAAGGATGGCGCTTCCCTCGGGCGCGGTCTTCGAAGCGACGCTGGAGGACGTCTCACGCGCCGATGCCTCTGCACAGGCCATTGGCACAACACGAGTCGAGAACCCCGGCAACCCGCCATTTCACTTTTCCATCGCCTATGAACCGGAGAAGATCATCACCAGCCACACCTACGCCGTAAGAGCGCGCATCACGGAAAACGGTCGACTGCTATTTACAAGCACGCAACGCTATCAAGTGCTGACGCAGGGCCACGGCAGTGAGATCTCCATGATGCTGCTGCAACAAGTGTCCTCTACCTCGGCACATGCAGCGCAGACGGCAGCGCCAGGCGACGAGCCATTGCGCGAGACTTACTGGAAGTTGATTGAACTGAACGGAAAACCTGTTGCCACGGCCGATCGGCAACAGGAGGCCCATCTCGTTTTTCGCACCGAGGACAAAAGGGTCTCGGGGTCAGGCGGCTGCAATCGCCTGATGGGAGGCTATACGGTCGAAGGAAACACCATGCACTTCAGCGGTGTCGCCAGCACCATGATGGCCTGCCTGCACGGCATGGATACAGAACAAGCTTTTGTCGTGGCCCTGAACAGGGTCAAGACATGGAAGATCGCAGGAAAACATCTGGAGATGTATGGCAAGCGCGGACGAACGCTCGCAAAGTTCGAGGCCACCGCGCTGAAATAA
- a CDS encoding S41 family peptidase produces MAPRTRRALFSVTVFLASCAVAGSFINQRVAAQSASDESTLRDSLHNFTNVYSLVEQNYADKMTTDKTDKAIYDGAIPGMLHVLDPHSSFYDPKAYAQMREDQHGRYYGVGMTIQPQPDPTAKGGIKIVVLYPFEGTPAYKAGVRPGDVILSVDGKSTEGMDSAAVASMLKGPRNTHVQVTMGREGSAKSLEFDLTRDEVSRPSVDLAFLIRPGIGYMHVSSFMETTSREVGDALEKFGDINGLVIDLRGNPGGLLNEAVNMSDKFLQKGQIVVSQRGRAFPDQVYRASHGSDTKYPIVVLVNRNTASAAEIVSGALQDHDRALIVGETTFGKGLVQTVFQITENTGLALTTYHYYTPSGRLIQRNYNNVSLYDYYYVRDSATQPKDKSNLEVKLTDSGRTVYGGGGITPDEKIDNLKSNRFQDSLVIKYAFFNFSKHYFATHGSVPKDFVVDDAVLQEFKAFLKSQNIDYTDQDIAGVQDWIKTSIKSELFTSQFGQLEGLKVRAEWDPQIAKAITFIPEAQTLQEHLKLAQKNNPAGR; encoded by the coding sequence ATGGCTCCCCGCACACGCCGTGCACTCTTCTCCGTCACCGTCTTTCTGGCCAGTTGTGCCGTTGCCGGCTCCTTCATCAACCAGAGAGTCGCGGCCCAGTCGGCCAGCGACGAATCGACGCTGCGCGACAGCCTTCACAACTTCACCAATGTGTACTCGCTGGTCGAGCAGAACTACGCCGACAAGATGACCACCGATAAGACGGACAAGGCCATCTACGACGGCGCGATTCCCGGGATGCTGCATGTCCTCGATCCGCACTCCAGCTTCTACGACCCCAAGGCCTATGCGCAGATGCGCGAGGACCAGCATGGCCGCTACTACGGCGTGGGCATGACGATTCAACCGCAACCCGACCCGACGGCCAAGGGCGGAATCAAGATCGTCGTGCTGTATCCGTTTGAAGGGACCCCCGCTTACAAGGCTGGGGTTCGGCCAGGCGATGTGATCCTGTCGGTCGACGGCAAGAGCACTGAGGGCATGGATTCGGCCGCAGTAGCATCGATGCTGAAAGGCCCCCGCAATACGCACGTCCAGGTGACGATGGGCCGCGAAGGTTCGGCGAAGTCGCTGGAGTTCGACCTGACGCGCGACGAGGTCTCGCGCCCCTCTGTCGATCTGGCCTTCCTGATCAGGCCCGGCATCGGCTACATGCACGTCTCGAGCTTTATGGAGACGACCAGCCGCGAAGTGGGCGATGCGCTGGAGAAGTTCGGTGACATCAACGGATTGGTGATCGACCTCCGTGGCAATCCGGGAGGCCTGTTGAACGAGGCCGTCAACATGTCCGACAAGTTTTTGCAGAAGGGACAGATCGTCGTCTCGCAGCGCGGACGCGCCTTCCCCGACCAGGTCTATCGCGCGTCGCATGGCTCCGACACGAAGTACCCGATCGTGGTACTGGTGAACCGTAACACGGCCTCGGCTGCGGAGATCGTCTCCGGCGCATTGCAGGACCATGACCGCGCGCTGATCGTCGGCGAGACTACCTTCGGCAAGGGACTGGTACAGACGGTTTTCCAGATCACCGAGAACACCGGCCTGGCCCTGACGACGTACCACTACTACACGCCCTCGGGCCGTCTGATTCAGCGCAATTACAACAACGTTTCGCTGTACGACTACTACTATGTGCGCGATTCGGCGACGCAGCCCAAGGACAAGTCCAACCTCGAGGTCAAGCTGACCGACTCCGGACGCACGGTCTACGGCGGCGGCGGCATCACACCCGACGAGAAGATCGACAACCTGAAGTCGAACCGCTTTCAGGACTCGCTGGTGATCAAGTATGCGTTCTTCAACTTCAGCAAGCACTACTTTGCGACGCATGGCTCCGTGCCGAAGGACTTTGTCGTAGACGACGCCGTGTTGCAGGAGTTCAAAGCCTTTCTGAAGTCGCAGAACATCGACTATACGGACCAGGACATCGCAGGCGTCCAGGACTGGATCAAGACCAGCATCAAGAGCGAGCTGTTTACCTCGCAGTTCGGCCAACTGGAAGGCCTGAAGGTCCGCGCCGAGTGGGACCCGCAGATTGCCAAGGCAATCACCTTCATTCCTGAGGCCCAGACGCTTCAGGAGCACTTGAAGCTGGCGCAGAAGAACAACCCGGCCGGCCGCTGA
- a CDS encoding peptidylprolyl isomerase gives MTFRISQFRAVRGLGLLALPVAVLAQAPRYQSPLSVPNAPQQQQVSLPTPAAITPNGVVVEDVIVRVNDQIINRSDLERSVQQLAVENQQNQATPQEAADRQKNLLRDMIDQQLLLSRAKEMGLNGDAEVIRRLDEIRKQNHLESMEDLEKAARQQGVSFEDFKANIKNGILTQQVVREEVGRHLQPTRGQEQAYYDAHKQEFAQPEQVHLSEILVPTPADATDAVVAQAQAKAEDIAAKLKAGAKFDDTAKTYSGGPTASQGGDLGLFKRGALAKVLEDQTFSLPAGGVTAPIRTRQGFVILKVTEHQEAGIPALKDIEPQIQEGVYMQAMQPALRAYLTKLREEAYIDIKPGYVDSGASPRQTKPVFSAYAPPTPKKKVVQQKQRFDRGGRFSSVSKNAGPVAAPAASAAAPAATAAAPADVVSTSPAAQTAKKVSSSKPSKPKKIKREKVRFGQAPRNALPPGPQETAVGAGAGEASSTQTAIGDAGSAIAPGTAMAPTESTTQVLGASIDADPLAPKPTVTGKTRFSDRAKTMAAEKTAKKEAVVKQKAAFTPAPATAQEKADQSAQATPLGLNGDTATKKKKKRAKGAPKERLQDKQAAPPPAPAPAPEPTVNPSLGATPAGVTPTPIPPSQAPAAQPK, from the coding sequence ATGACCTTTAGAATTTCGCAGTTCAGGGCAGTGCGCGGGCTTGGCCTGCTGGCATTGCCGGTAGCAGTTCTGGCGCAGGCCCCCCGGTACCAAAGCCCGCTGTCTGTCCCGAATGCCCCGCAGCAGCAACAAGTTAGCTTGCCTACACCGGCGGCGATCACGCCCAACGGGGTCGTGGTGGAAGACGTCATCGTGAGGGTCAACGATCAGATCATCAACCGCTCCGACCTCGAACGCTCGGTCCAGCAGCTTGCAGTGGAAAACCAGCAGAATCAGGCAACTCCGCAGGAGGCCGCGGATCGACAGAAGAACCTTCTGCGCGACATGATCGACCAGCAACTGCTGCTCTCGCGCGCCAAGGAGATGGGCCTGAATGGCGATGCGGAGGTGATCCGCCGCCTGGACGAGATTCGCAAGCAGAACCATCTCGAGTCGATGGAAGACCTCGAAAAGGCCGCCCGGCAGCAGGGCGTGTCGTTTGAAGACTTTAAAGCAAATATCAAAAACGGCATTCTGACGCAGCAGGTGGTGCGCGAAGAGGTTGGCCGCCATCTGCAACCAACCCGGGGGCAGGAGCAGGCATATTACGACGCGCACAAGCAGGAGTTCGCCCAACCCGAGCAGGTACATTTGAGCGAGATTCTTGTTCCCACTCCCGCCGACGCTACAGATGCAGTGGTTGCCCAGGCGCAGGCGAAGGCGGAAGATATCGCCGCCAAGCTCAAGGCCGGTGCAAAGTTCGACGATACGGCGAAGACCTATTCCGGCGGTCCGACGGCCTCGCAGGGTGGCGACCTCGGACTCTTCAAGCGCGGCGCTCTTGCCAAGGTTCTCGAAGACCAGACCTTCTCGCTCCCCGCCGGCGGAGTCACAGCGCCCATCCGCACCCGCCAGGGATTTGTCATCCTCAAGGTCACAGAGCATCAGGAGGCTGGCATTCCTGCTCTCAAGGACATCGAGCCGCAGATTCAGGAAGGTGTGTACATGCAGGCCATGCAGCCAGCTTTGCGCGCCTACCTGACCAAGCTGCGTGAAGAGGCTTACATCGACATCAAACCGGGGTATGTAGACTCGGGCGCAAGCCCACGTCAGACCAAACCGGTCTTCAGCGCCTATGCTCCTCCGACTCCGAAGAAGAAGGTTGTGCAGCAGAAGCAGCGCTTCGATCGTGGCGGCCGCTTCTCGTCCGTGAGCAAAAATGCCGGACCTGTGGCAGCCCCGGCAGCTTCAGCCGCGGCGCCTGCTGCTACAGCGGCCGCACCCGCTGACGTTGTATCGACGTCGCCGGCGGCTCAGACGGCGAAAAAGGTTTCTTCGTCGAAGCCGTCCAAACCGAAGAAGATCAAGCGTGAGAAGGTCCGCTTCGGACAGGCTCCGCGCAACGCGCTTCCTCCCGGCCCGCAGGAGACAGCCGTCGGCGCCGGTGCGGGCGAGGCATCTTCTACGCAGACCGCTATCGGCGACGCGGGCAGCGCCATCGCCCCCGGCACGGCGATGGCCCCGACGGAGAGCACGACGCAGGTTCTGGGAGCATCGATCGACGCCGATCCGCTGGCGCCCAAGCCCACCGTGACCGGCAAGACCCGCTTCAGCGATCGCGCGAAGACGATGGCAGCCGAGAAGACCGCGAAGAAGGAGGCCGTGGTCAAGCAGAAGGCCGCGTTCACGCCTGCTCCCGCCACGGCGCAGGAGAAGGCAGACCAGAGCGCCCAGGCTACGCCGCTCGGACTCAACGGCGACACGGCCACGAAGAAGAAGAAAAAGAGAGCGAAGGGCGCTCCCAAAGAGAGGCTGCAGGACAAACAGGCAGCTCCTCCCCCAGCCCCGGCTCCCGCTCCCGAGCCAACCGTAAACCCCTCGCTCGGCGCTACCCCGGCAGGCGTCACCCCCACGCCGATTCCTCCTTCACAAGCTCCCGCAGCGCAGCCGAAATAA
- a CDS encoding HD domain-containing protein, producing the protein MKDFFIADAARFDNCAVTSYFVLSSFQLRERRDGGQFLKAVLTDKTGSLPAVMWEDFADSIASCTEGCYVKAMGQVSRYQSGFQMSIQKLRHAAESEIDPADYLPITHFDIDEMWAELRGYVSRFANADLQRLVFAFLDDPGIAAAYRVAPAAKMLHHAWIGGLLEHVLTLVRVCLANAPFYPEVDPDLLVTGAILHDIGKIRELHWKSSFGYTLEGQLIGHISIAQGMLTEKVRTLEPFPDKLRILVEHMILSHHGKYEFGSPKLPMTPEALLLNTLDDLEAKMQTLRNAFAAAESQGKGPGETTDWVRSMERPLFNSRAYLNEGSREEVKQEEPLDLSRS; encoded by the coding sequence ATGAAAGACTTCTTTATTGCGGATGCCGCGCGCTTCGACAACTGCGCCGTTACCTCGTACTTCGTTCTCTCCTCGTTCCAGCTACGCGAACGCCGTGACGGAGGCCAGTTCCTCAAGGCCGTACTCACCGACAAGACCGGCTCGCTGCCTGCCGTCATGTGGGAGGACTTCGCCGATTCGATCGCCTCATGCACCGAGGGCTGCTACGTCAAAGCGATGGGACAGGTCTCCCGCTACCAGAGCGGCTTCCAGATGTCGATCCAGAAGCTGCGACATGCCGCAGAGAGCGAGATCGATCCCGCCGACTATCTGCCAATAACCCACTTCGACATCGACGAGATGTGGGCCGAGCTGCGCGGCTACGTCTCGCGCTTTGCGAATGCCGATCTTCAGCGGCTCGTCTTCGCCTTTCTCGACGACCCCGGCATTGCCGCCGCCTACCGCGTCGCTCCCGCCGCCAAGATGCTGCACCACGCCTGGATCGGCGGTCTGCTGGAGCACGTCCTCACCCTCGTTCGCGTCTGCCTGGCCAACGCGCCGTTTTATCCCGAGGTAGACCCCGACCTGCTCGTTACGGGAGCGATCCTCCACGACATCGGCAAGATCCGCGAGCTGCACTGGAAGTCCAGCTTCGGTTACACGCTCGAAGGCCAACTCATCGGCCACATCTCAATTGCACAGGGCATGTTGACCGAGAAGGTCCGCACACTCGAGCCCTTCCCGGACAAACTGCGCATCCTGGTCGAGCACATGATCCTCTCGCACCACGGCAAGTACGAGTTCGGTTCGCCCAAGCTGCCCATGACGCCCGAGGCGCTGCTGCTCAACACGCTCGACGATCTTGAGGCCAAGATGCAGACCCTTCGCAACGCCTTCGCCGCTGCAGAGTCGCAGGGCAAAGGCCCCGGCGAGACTACCGACTGGGTCCGCTCGATGGAGCGCCCGCTCTTCAACTCGCGGGCCTACCTGAATGAGGGAAGCAGGGAAGAGGTCAAGCAGGAAGAGCCGCTCGACCTGTCGAGGTCATAG
- a CDS encoding DUF2961 domain-containing protein gives MEIRTTLAVASLLLSAVVAGAQIPSWMPDPTQQQTYTMHRSSSRESTGANADYRTLTPGQTLPILDVDGPGLISHMWFTINAPEPYHLKRIVMRIYWDGEQSPSVEAPIGDFFGLGNGAYFGWQSAVLSAGNDRSLNCWFPMPYAKHARVTITNEGKMPVNSLYWNIDYRQDTKPLPAGTLYFHADYRQAYPNHGWAKNFYSNGDPEVNYRRNLDGKDNYVWFEAQGHGQFVGVTMSVFQNQDGWWGEGNDMFFIDGDTAPTTVGTGSEDYFLGAWDFGGSAQFALHGSPVVGQELAGSRSSVYRFHLDSPIPFKKSMRATIEHGHANSRSDNYSSVAYWYQVEPHQPFPALPEMSDRIPTLQFVGGPGNSKEPYVPGAPQPR, from the coding sequence ATGGAGATTCGGACCACCCTGGCAGTAGCATCGTTGTTGTTGAGCGCCGTCGTCGCGGGCGCGCAGATTCCCTCGTGGATGCCCGACCCGACCCAGCAGCAGACCTACACAATGCATCGCTCCTCGAGCCGCGAGTCCACCGGAGCCAACGCCGACTACCGCACGCTGACGCCCGGCCAGACGCTGCCCATCCTCGATGTCGACGGCCCCGGCTTGATCTCGCACATGTGGTTCACCATCAACGCTCCCGAGCCGTACCACCTCAAACGCATCGTCATGCGCATCTACTGGGACGGCGAGCAGTCTCCGAGCGTTGAAGCCCCCATCGGCGACTTCTTCGGCCTCGGCAACGGCGCGTACTTCGGCTGGCAGTCTGCGGTACTCAGCGCGGGGAACGACAGATCGCTCAACTGCTGGTTCCCCATGCCCTATGCGAAACACGCCCGCGTTACCATCACCAACGAAGGCAAGATGCCGGTCAACAGTCTCTACTGGAACATCGACTATCGCCAGGACACAAAGCCCCTGCCTGCGGGAACGCTCTACTTCCACGCCGACTACCGCCAGGCCTACCCCAACCACGGCTGGGCAAAGAACTTTTACTCCAACGGCGACCCCGAGGTGAACTACCGCCGCAACCTCGACGGCAAGGACAACTACGTCTGGTTCGAGGCCCAGGGCCACGGTCAGTTCGTCGGCGTCACCATGTCGGTCTTCCAGAACCAGGACGGATGGTGGGGCGAGGGCAACGACATGTTCTTCATCGACGGAGACACCGCGCCCACGACCGTCGGCACCGGCTCTGAGGACTACTTCCTCGGCGCGTGGGACTTCGGCGGTTCGGCCCAGTTCGCGCTGCACGGCTCGCCCGTCGTGGGGCAGGAGCTCGCCGGCTCGCGCTCCAGCGTCTACCGCTTCCACCTCGATTCGCCCATTCCCTTCAAGAAGTCCATGCGCGCCACCATCGAGCACGGTCACGCCAACTCGCGCTCCGACAACTATTCGTCCGTCGCCTACTGGTACCAGGTCGAGCCCCATCAGCCCTTCCCGGCGCTGCCCGAGATGAGCGACCGCATCCCTACACTCCAGTTCGTCGGCGGCCCCGGCAACTCCAAAGAACCCTACGTCCCCGGCGCCCCGCAGCCGCGTTAA
- the aroC gene encoding chorismate synthase produces the protein MLRFSTAGESHGESLVALVSGLPAGVPVDQEFISRELWRRQKGYGRGGRMRIERDAAHILSGVRHGKTIGSPIAMTIANNDWKNWTEILPVEEGDPAKHKAVASPRPGHADLAGALKYNFSDARYVLERASARESAARVASGALAKLLLRALGIEVLSHVIRVGKAELSRPAKWNEIVTLAQKDEVLLNCVNPEDEARMKAEVDAVLRTGDTVGGVFEVVVHGLPPGIGTHVNWDERLDGLLAQAVMSLQAVKAVEIGRGVTAAESFGSTVHDAIGYEASDEAFTKFSREHNNAGGLEGGISNGEDVVVRGYLKPISTLRRPLGSVSFETREPVKAAYERSDVCVVPAAGVAAEAMVALCVARLVIEKFGGDSLTELERNYKGYLEQIRAF, from the coding sequence ATGTTACGTTTTTCAACTGCAGGTGAGAGCCACGGCGAGAGCCTCGTCGCCCTGGTCAGCGGTCTTCCGGCCGGAGTTCCGGTCGATCAGGAGTTCATCAGCCGCGAGCTCTGGCGCCGCCAGAAGGGCTACGGCCGCGGCGGACGCATGCGCATCGAGCGCGACGCCGCGCACATCCTCTCCGGCGTGCGCCACGGCAAGACCATCGGCTCGCCCATTGCGATGACCATCGCCAACAACGACTGGAAGAACTGGACCGAGATCCTTCCCGTCGAAGAGGGCGACCCGGCCAAGCACAAGGCGGTCGCCTCGCCGCGCCCCGGCCACGCCGACCTTGCCGGGGCCCTGAAGTACAACTTCTCTGACGCGCGTTATGTGCTCGAAAGAGCCAGCGCCCGCGAGTCTGCGGCTCGCGTCGCCTCGGGTGCACTCGCGAAGTTGCTTCTCCGCGCCCTCGGCATCGAAGTTCTCTCGCACGTCATCCGCGTCGGCAAGGCCGAGCTCTCCCGTCCCGCGAAGTGGAATGAGATCGTCACCCTCGCGCAGAAGGACGAGGTCCTCCTCAACTGCGTCAACCCCGAGGACGAAGCCCGTATGAAGGCCGAGGTCGACGCCGTCCTGCGCACCGGCGACACCGTCGGCGGCGTCTTCGAGGTCGTCGTTCACGGCCTGCCTCCCGGCATCGGCACACACGTCAACTGGGACGAGCGCCTCGACGGCCTCCTCGCCCAGGCCGTCATGAGCCTCCAGGCGGTCAAGGCAGTCGAGATCGGCCGCGGAGTCACAGCCGCCGAATCCTTCGGCTCCACGGTTCACGATGCGATCGGCTACGAGGCGAGCGATGAGGCCTTCACGAAGTTCTCGCGCGAGCACAACAACGCCGGCGGCCTCGAGGGCGGCATCTCCAACGGTGAAGACGTTGTCGTTCGCGGCTACCTGAAGCCCATCTCGACCCTGCGCCGCCCGCTTGGCTCCGTCAGCTTCGAGACGCGCGAGCCGGTGAAGGCCGCCTACGAGCGCTCCGACGTCTGCGTGGTGCCCGCCGCAGGCGTTGCCGCAGAGGCGATGGTCGCGCTCTGCGTCGCACGTCTCGTGATCGAAAAGTTCGGCGGCGACTCGCTCACCGAACTCGAGCGCAACTACAAGGGCTATCTCGAACAGATAAGAGCATTCTGA
- the def gene encoding peptide deformylase, producing the protein MKIHEIVKYPDPVLAKRGDPVTVFDDKLKTLVEEMFESMYAAQGIGLAAPQIGLSQRLTVIDVSFKKNPEEKIVLINPEVIHREGEQYEEEGCLSLPDIRDKVKRAARVRVRAQNADGEWFEIEGEELLSRAFQHEIDHLDGVLFIDRLSRLKKDLTIRKIKKLIKNGEW; encoded by the coding sequence ATAAAGATTCATGAGATCGTGAAGTACCCCGACCCCGTGCTGGCAAAGCGCGGCGATCCGGTCACCGTCTTCGACGACAAGCTGAAGACGCTGGTCGAAGAGATGTTCGAGTCGATGTACGCGGCGCAGGGAATCGGCCTCGCCGCGCCGCAGATCGGCCTGTCGCAGCGCCTCACCGTCATCGACGTCAGCTTCAAGAAGAACCCCGAAGAGAAGATCGTCCTCATCAACCCGGAGGTCATCCACCGCGAAGGCGAGCAGTACGAAGAAGAGGGCTGCCTCTCGCTCCCCGACATTCGCGACAAGGTCAAACGCGCGGCCAGGGTCAGGGTCCGCGCGCAAAACGCCGACGGCGAGTGGTTCGAGATCGAAGGCGAAGAACTCCTCTCCCGCGCCTTTCAGCACGAGATCGACCACCTCGACGGAGTCCTTTTCATCGACCGCCTCAGCCGCCTCAAAAAAGACCTCACCATCCGCAAGATCAAAAAGCTGATCAAAAACGGTGAGTGGTAG
- a CDS encoding methionyl-tRNA formyltransferase, which produces MKLVFCGTPQFAVPTLDAVIAAGHQVALVLTQPDRPAGRDQKLQAPPVKQTALAHAIPVMQPEKIKNNAELRAELESIAPDAILVVAYGRIIPQWMLDLPRHGNINLHGSLLPKYRGAAPIQWAVANGEAITGVTTMRLDAGLDTGPMLLAQVVPVGEEETAADVYENLAEVGAPLMIETLRRLEAGELFPESQDHTLATHAPILTRDDGRIDFDRTAREIHNRWRGFQPWPGAFTSLRGKKLIVHRLHPVEHHAPLASGTIHLHEGRLLVGCGSSSVIELDEVQLEGKRRMSVAELLRGFQINSGERLGG; this is translated from the coding sequence ATGAAACTTGTCTTCTGCGGAACTCCGCAATTCGCCGTCCCTACCCTCGATGCCGTCATCGCCGCCGGCCATCAGGTTGCGCTCGTGCTCACCCAGCCCGACCGCCCCGCCGGCCGTGATCAGAAGCTGCAAGCTCCTCCCGTGAAGCAGACCGCACTGGCGCACGCCATTCCAGTCATGCAGCCGGAGAAGATTAAGAACAACGCCGAGCTTCGCGCCGAGCTTGAGTCCATCGCGCCCGACGCCATCCTCGTCGTTGCCTACGGCCGCATCATCCCGCAGTGGATGCTCGACCTGCCGCGCCACGGCAACATCAACCTGCACGGCTCCCTTCTGCCGAAGTATCGCGGGGCCGCGCCCATCCAATGGGCGGTCGCCAATGGGGAGGCCATCACCGGCGTCACCACCATGCGCCTCGACGCCGGTCTCGACACCGGCCCCATGCTGCTCGCGCAAGTCGTTCCCGTTGGCGAAGAGGAGACCGCCGCCGACGTCTACGAGAACCTCGCCGAGGTTGGCGCGCCGCTGATGATCGAGACCCTTCGCCGCCTCGAAGCGGGCGAACTCTTCCCCGAGTCGCAGGACCACACCCTCGCCACCCACGCGCCCATCCTCACCCGCGACGACGGGCGTATCGACTTCGATCGCACCGCGCGCGAGATCCACAACCGCTGGCGTGGATTCCAGCCCTGGCCCGGAGCCTTCACCTCGCTGCGCGGCAAGAAGCTGATCGTCCACCGCCTGCATCCCGTCGAGCACCACGCGCCTCTCGCATCCGGCACAATCCATCTTCACGAAGGCCGCCTGCTCGTCGGTTGCGGCTCATCGAGCGTCATCGAACTCGACGAAGTGCAGCTTGAAGGCAAGCGCCGCATGTCGGTGGCGGAGTTGCTGCGCGGCTTCCAGATCAACTCCGGCGAGCGCCTAGGAGGCTAG
- a CDS encoding methyltransferase domain-containing protein yields the protein MLPKPAHKPASTAKPISPARVAAFEILTLIAANKGNSDDLLHSAHTAKLSAEDRNLATTLVMGALRWQISLDARIQPLLQRPDQRLAEPVAIALRLGAFQLLHLDRIPAHAALNESVELTRASGNPHAAGMANAILRKLSSAKPQGKPLHESTAAFAQRLAHPQWLVERWVAHYGRSVAIKLCEAGQAEPAAPPLFTAESAALPHIDDGSRLVAELAVASSPRAVRVWDACAAPGGKTLVLALRLTNAQILATDVSPRRLAAMQARFEQSAANIRTEQADATQPPPDLNNFDLILCDVPCTGTGTLARNPEIRHRLTPAEIARQATRQQKILRAALSRLAPGGRLLYSTCSLEPEECEQVVEAVAPKHKDIRTLPLAPLLNGLYTSGLLTQALPNAIRGNYLRTLPGTHPGDGFFAALFERQRN from the coding sequence ATCTTGCCCAAGCCTGCTCACAAACCTGCTTCCACGGCAAAGCCAATCTCTCCCGCGCGCGTTGCCGCGTTCGAGATACTCACTCTCATCGCGGCCAACAAAGGCAACAGCGACGACCTGCTGCACTCAGCACATACCGCAAAGCTCTCCGCCGAAGACCGCAACCTCGCCACGACACTGGTGATGGGTGCGTTGCGCTGGCAGATCTCACTTGACGCCCGCATCCAGCCGCTTTTGCAGCGCCCCGACCAGCGCCTCGCCGAACCCGTCGCCATCGCGCTGCGTCTCGGCGCCTTCCAGCTTCTTCACCTCGACCGCATCCCCGCGCACGCTGCCCTCAACGAGAGCGTTGAGCTCACCCGCGCCAGCGGCAACCCCCACGCTGCCGGGATGGCCAACGCCATCCTTCGTAAGCTCTCTTCCGCGAAGCCACAAGGGAAACCGCTTCACGAATCGACGGCAGCCTTCGCGCAGCGCCTTGCTCATCCGCAGTGGCTCGTCGAGCGCTGGGTCGCGCACTACGGACGTTCCGTCGCAATCAAACTATGCGAAGCAGGCCAGGCCGAACCCGCCGCGCCGCCGCTCTTTACCGCAGAGTCTGCCGCATTGCCTCATATCGACGACGGCTCGCGCCTCGTCGCCGAGCTTGCCGTCGCTTCCTCTCCGCGCGCCGTCCGCGTTTGGGACGCCTGCGCCGCGCCCGGCGGCAAGACGCTCGTCCTCGCCCTCCGCCTCACCAACGCGCAGATTCTGGCAACCGACGTCAGTCCGCGTCGTCTCGCGGCCATGCAAGCGCGCTTCGAGCAGTCAGCCGCGAACATCCGTACCGAGCAGGCAGACGCCACGCAGCCTCCACCTGACCTCAACAATTTCGACCTCATCCTCTGCGACGTGCCCTGCACCGGAACCGGAACCCTTGCGCGCAATCCCGAGATCCGCCATCGCCTCACCCCCGCCGAGATCGCGCGCCAGGCCACTCGCCAGCAGAAGATCCTCCGCGCCGCACTCTCGCGTCTCGCCCCCGGAGGCCGCCTGCTCTACTCCACCTGCTCGCTTGAGCCTGAGGAGTGCGAACAGGTTGTCGAAGCCGTCGCCCCAAAGCACAAAGACATCCGCACGCTTCCTCTCGCGCCGCTCCTGAACGGACTCTACACCTCGGGCTTACTTACGCAGGCGCTGCCAAATGCAATCCGCGGCAACTATCTCCGCACACTGCCCGGCACACATCCCGGCGACGGATTCTTCGCCGCATTATTCGAACGACAGCGGAACTAA